One Ananas comosus cultivar F153 linkage group 1, ASM154086v1, whole genome shotgun sequence DNA window includes the following coding sequences:
- the LOC109719337 gene encoding bifunctional aspartate aminotransferase and glutamate/aspartate-prephenate aminotransferase-like, giving the protein MATPLSLLLPSSSSSKPSSPLHSTLSNPLPPKSISFPRSWGTSGNPRKIVLRARSESTPPDPPMAAVGADLDVSISPRVSSLKPSKTMAITDQATALVQAGVPVIRLAAGEPDFDTPAAIAEAGINAIRQGHTRYTPNAGTLELRKAICHKLFEENGLSHTPDQILVSNGAKQCIMQAVLAVCSPGDEVLIPAPYWVSYPEMARLADATPVILPTDISDNFLLKPEFLASKINERSRLLIICSPSNPTGSVYPKELLEEIADIVREHPRLLVLSDEIYEHIIYPPAKHTSFASLPGMWERTLTVNGFSKAFAMTGWRLGYLACPKHFVAACGKIQSQSTSGASSISQNAGLAALNLGYAGGEAVSTMVKAFQERRDFLVKSFKEIPGVKISEPQGAFYLFVDFSSFYGSEVEGFGIIKDSESLCRFLLDKAQVALVPGDAFGDDKCIRISYAASLSTLQAATEKIKEVINLLKPAVAV; this is encoded by the exons ATGgcgacccctctctctctcctcctcccctcctcctcctcctctaaaCCCTCGTCCCCACTCCACTCCACACTCTCCAATCCCCTCCCCCCCAAATCCATCTCCTTCCCCAG ATCGTGGGGTACGAGTGGGAACCCTAGAAAGATCGTGTTGAGGGCGAGATCGGAGTCTACGCCGCCGGATCCACCAATGGCGGCCGTGGGTGCGGATCTGGATGTGTCGATCAGTCCGCGGGTGAGCTCGCTCAAGCCCTCGAAGACGATGGCGATCACCGACCAGGCCACGGCGCTCGTCCAGGCCGGGGTCCCCGTCATCCGGCTCGCCGCCGGAGAGCCCGATTTCGACACCCCCGCCGCCATTGCCGAG GCTGGTATTAATGCTATTCGGCAAGGTCACACGAGGTACACTCCCAATGCCGGCACGTTGGAGCTGAGGAAAGCTATTTGTCATAAGCTTTTCG AGGAGAATGGGTTGTCGCATACTCCAGATCAGATTCTGGTCAGTAATGGAGCTAAACAGTGTATCATGCAAGCCGTGCTCGCGGTTTGTTCACCTGGTGACGAG GTTCTAATTCCTGCACCGTATTGGGTCAGCTATCCTGAGATGGCTAGGTTGGCTGATGCAACGCCAGTTATTCTTCCAACAGATATATCGGATAATTTCCTTTTAAAACCAGAGTTCCTTGCTTCGAAAATTAATGAGAGATCAAGGCTGCTGATCATTTGTTCACCATCCAATCCCACCGGGTCTGTTTATCCTAAGGAGTTGCTCGAAGAGATAGCTGATATAGTTAGGGAGCATCCGAGGCTTCTT GTGTTATCTGATGAGATTTACGAGCATATTATTTATCCACCAGCAAAACATACAAGCTTTGCCTCACTCCCCGGAATGTGGGAAAGAACTTTGACTGTAAATGGATTTTCTAAG GCTTTTGCGATGACTGGTTGGCGACTCGGATACCTTGCATGCCCTAAGCACTTTGTAGCAGCTTGTGGGAAGATCCAAAGCCAG TCCACTTCAGGAGCTAGTAGCATTTCTCAGAACGCCGGACTGGCGGCCTTAAATTTAGGTTATGCCGGGGGTGAAGCAGTTTCAACCATGGTGAAAGCGTTCCAGGAGCGCCGAGATTTCTTGGTTAAAAGTTTTAAGGAAATTCCTGGTGTGAAAATATCAGAGCCCCAG GGTGCCTTTTATTTGTTTGTGGATTTTAGCTCCTTTTACGGATCTGAAGTTGAAGGGTTTGGCATTATTAAGGACTCGGAATCCCTTTGTCGTTTCCTCTTGGACAAAGCACAG GTCGCGCTTGTTCCGGGAGACGCATTTGGGGATGATAAGTGCATTCGTATTTCCTACGCCGCGTCCCTATCTACACTTCAAGCAGCTACGGAGAAGATAAAGGAAGTCATTAATCTACTAAAGCCCGCTGTTGCTGTTTAA
- the LOC109712896 gene encoding zinc finger protein STOP1 homolog, with protein MDHKLKGTSEASSKPSSLMPGNHFNPANLAYGFAQSPKTQSQALPSYHPDNKMKITNPLESSQTVSTPILDWDPRGMLSNLSFLEQKIHQVQDIVRQIISQEGQFSNRAGELAAQQQLVTADLTCIIIQLISTAGTLLPSIKNSLLSTNPMLGAPTAAFGSNPNLNTNQQRNEVVTPEMNKGSEYEELIKSLSASGEDSDELMLKCLDAGRAGGADERIPIDDHDLKESDDGGAADGENLPPGSYEVLQLEKEEILAPHTHFCSICGKGFKRDANLRMHMRGHGDEYKTPAALAKPARGPASEPALVRRYSCPFAGCKRNKEHKKFQPLKTILCVKNHYKRSHCDKSYICSRCNTKKFSVIADLKTHEKHCGRDKWLCSCGTTFSRKDKLFGHVALFQGHTPALPVDLPIDDVKTPNNNNSNNTPELSRGGEAVNGLGGNMSSYGFPSSTSDDINSIDIKGVDDSRGYFSPMNFDSCNFGVLDDFPRPAFDVAENPFSFLPSGSCSFTQRNGES; from the coding sequence ATGGATCACAAGCTGAAAGGAACTTCAGAAGCTTCTTCCAAACCTTCCTCATTGATGCCGGGCAACCACTTCAATCCCGCGAATCTCGCTTACGGCTTCGCGCAATCTCCGAAAACGCAATCTCAGGCATTGCCTTCTTACCACCCCGATAACAAAATGAAAATCACGAATCCGCTCGAATCGAGTCAGACCGTTAGCACCCCGATTCTTGATTGGGACCCACGCGGGATGCTGAGCAACCTCTCCTTCCTCGAGCAGAAGATCCACCAAGTGCAGGACATCGTCCGGCAGATCATTAGCCAGGAGGGCCAGTTCTCGAACCGCGCTGGCGAGCTCGCAGCCCAGCAACAGCTCGTGACCGCGGACCTAACTTGCATCATAATTCAATTGATCTCGACCGCGGGGACTCTCCTCCCGTCGATCAAGAACTCGCTCCTCTCGACTAATCCTATGCTCGGTGCTCCCACGGCCGCCTTTGGCTCGAATCCTAACCTCAACACTAATCAGCAAAGGAATGAGGTCGTAACCCCCGAAATGAACAAGGGTTCCGAGTACGAGGAGCTGATCAAGAGCTTGAGCGCTTCTGGCGAGGACAGCGATGAGCTGATGCTCAAATGCTTGGATGCCGGCAGGGCTGGCGGGGCTGATGAGCGGATTCCGATCGACGATCACGATTTGAAAGAGAGCGACGATGGCGGTGCCGCGGACGGGGAGAACCTTCCGCCGGGCTCCTACGAAGTGCTTCAGCTCGAGAAGGAAGAGATCTTGGCGCCCCACACTCACTTTTGCTCGATCTGCGGCAAGGGGTTCAAGCGAGACGCGAACTTGAGAATGCATATGAGGGGCCACGGGGATGAGTACAAGACCCCCGCGGCCCTCGCCAAGCCTGCGAGGGGCCCCGCCTCGGAACCCGCGCTCGTCCGGCGGTACTCGTGCCCCTTCGCCGGGTGCAAGCGGAACAAGGAGCACAAGAAGTTCCAACCGTTAAAGACGATCCTGTGCGTGAAGAACCACTACAAGAGGAGCCATTGCGACAAGAGCTACATTTGCAGCCGATGCAACACGAAGAAGTTCTCGGTCATCGCGGATCTCAAGACCCACGAGAAGCACTGCGGGCGTGACAAGTGGCTGTGCTCGTGCGGGACGACGTTTTCGAGAAAGGATAAGCTGTTCGGACACGTCGCGCTGTTTCAAGGCCACACTCCCGCCCTCCCCGTTGACCTCCCCATTGACGATGTCAAAACgcccaataataataatagtaataacaCACCCGAGCTATCGCGTGGCGGTGAAGCGGTGAACGGTTTGGGTGGAAATATGAGCTCCTACGGCTTCCCTTCGAGCACGTCGGACGATATCAATAGCATTGATATTAAAGGAGTTGACGATAGCCGCGGGTACTTTTCGCCGATGAACTTCGATTCGTGTAACTTTGGCGTGCTCGACGATTTTCCTCGGCCGGCATTTGACGTCGCAGAAAACCCTTTCTCCTTTCTGCCGTCGGGCTCGTGCAGTTTTACTCAACGAAATGGAGAAAGCTAG
- the LOC109719975 gene encoding transmembrane protein 18 — MDDLKAALKDHADLVAGLFENLSAELRSGFGPAVDNFVGFFHAIDWKEPWLIGLLAFHVLLLLATIITRKHVNFQLFLSILAFSGVYLAERINTLLGEHWKSFASQNYFDPQGLFISVLWSGPLLLIAILIVVNTLITLCVLIVKWKRAELRHRARLARGKQD, encoded by the exons ATGGACGATCTTAAGGCGGCGTTGAAGGATCACGCGGATCTCGTCGCCGGGCTCTTCGAGAACCTCTCCGCGGAGCTCCGCAGCGGATTCGGCCCCGCGGTCGACAACTTCGTGGGGTTCTTCCACGCGATTGATTGGAAG GAGCCTTGGTTAATCGGCCTATTAGCCTTCCATGTGCTTTTGCTACTGGCAACTATCATCACGAGGAAGCATGTGAACTTCCAGCTCTTCTTGTCGATTCTAGCAT TTTCCGGTGTCTATCTTGCTGAGAGGATTAATACTCTTCTGGGAGAGCACTGGAAGAGCTTCGCGAGCCAAAATTACTTCGACCCGCAAGGCCTTTTCATTTCAGTGCTCTGGTCCGGCCCGCTTCTTCTCATAGCCATACTTATTGTG GTGAACACTCTCATCACACTCTGCGTACTCATCGTAAAATGGAAAAGAGCAGAACTCAGGCATCGCGCGCGGCTCGCTCGTGGCAAGCAGGATTGA